Proteins from one Phalacrocorax carbo chromosome 30, bPhaCar2.1, whole genome shotgun sequence genomic window:
- the DNMT1 gene encoding DNA (cytosine-5)-methyltransferase 1 isoform X3, producing the protein MVCASPPSPPRRNGLSRPPPPRRYGLARRRPAPAAGFRANPPPGPAAPAAAAAPMPARAAPLPPAPLPAELRRRLQDLERDEDSLTEKLPGPGEVVVPVSALSVVIWKPPSLPIRRVPASWECVKEKLSLIHGFLQADVQNQLSELEAKLHCEELSEERYLAKVKALLHQELSAENGDAATLLQASNGCSKNGAYGSDEDSERAGPDGEEDSAMEMEEAAACSSSSSSVPMPRARKARRSRSNGESKKSPASSRVTRSSGRQPTILTMFSKGSNKRKSEEVNGEVKQEVMSVEKEEEELEEKEQDEKRIKIETKEGSEIKDEITQVKTTTPAKTTPPKCVDCRQYLDDPDLKFFQGDPDDALDEPEMLTDERLSLFDANEDGFESYEDLPQHKVTSFSVYDKRGHLCPFDTGLIERNIELYFSGAVKPIYDDNPCLDGGVRAKKLGPINAWWITGFDGGEKALIGFTTAFADYILMEPSEEYAPIFALMQEKIYMSKIVVEFLQNNCDVSYEDLLNKIETTVPPAGLNFNRFTEDSLLRHAQFVVEQVESYDEAGDSDEPPVLITPCMRDLIKLAGVTLGKRRAVRRQAIRHPTKIDKDKGPTKATTTKLVYLIFDTFFSEQIEKDEKEDDKENAMKRRRCGVCEVCQQPECGKCKACQNMVKFGGSGRSKQACLQRRCPNLAVREADEDEEVDDNIPEMPSPKKMLQGRKKKQNKSRISWVGEPIKSDGKKDYYQRVCIDSETLEVGDCVSVSPDDPTKPLYLARVTAMWEDSSGQMFHAHWFCPGSDTVLGATSDPLELFLVDECEDMQLSYIHGKVKVIYKAPSENWSMEQGGLDMEIKMVEDDGRTYFYQMWYDQEYARFESPPKTQPTEDNKYKFCMSCTRLDEVRHKEIPKVAEPLEEGDGKMFYAMATKNGVQYRVGDGVYLLPEAFTFSMKPASPAKRPKKEAVDEELHPEHYRKYSEYIKGSNLDAPDPYRVGRIKEIFCNIRSNGKPNEADIKLRICKFYRPENTHKSMKASYHADINLLYWSDEEATVDFRAVQGRCTVVYGEDLTESIQDYSAGGLDRFYFLEAYNAKTKSFEDPPNHARSSGNKGKGKGKGKGKGKGKSSVSCEQSEQEPAELKVPKLRTLDVFSGCGGLSEGFHQAGVSETLWAIEMWEPAAQAFRLNNPGTTVFTEDCNVLLKLVMSGEKTNSLGQKLPQKGDVEMLCGGPPCQGFSGMNRFNSRTYSKFKNSLVVSFLSYCDYYRPRFFLLENVRNFVSFKRSMVLKLTLRCLVRMGYQCTFGVLQAGQYGVAQTRRRAIVLAAAPGEKLPMFPEPLHVFAPRACQLSVVVDDKKFVSNITRTYSGPFRTITVRDTMSDLPEIRNGASALEISYNGEPQSWFQRQIRGSQYQPILRDHICKDMSALVAARMRHIPLAPGSDWRDLPNIEVRLSDGTTTRKLRYTHHEKKNGRSSSGALRGVCSCAEGKPCDPADRQFNTLIPWCLPHTGNRHNHWAGLYGRLEWDGFFSTTVTNPEPMGKQGRVLHPEQHRVVSVRECARSQGFPDTYRLFGNILDKHRQVGNAVPPPLAKAIGLEIKSCVLAKLREDTAETSALEKMETVESAD; encoded by the exons GCTGCAGGACTTGGAGAGGGATGAAGACAGCCTGACCGAGAAG CTCCCTGGACCCGGTGAGGTCGTAGTCCCGGTGTCGGCGCTGTCCGTTGTCATATGGAAACCGCCGTCACTTCCTATCAGGAGGGTCCCCGCGAGCTGG GAGTGCGTCAAGGAGAAGCTGAGCCTTATCCATGGCTTCCTCCAAGCCGACGTCCAGAACCAGCTGAGCGAGCTCGAAGCCAAACTCCACTGTGAGGAGCTGTCGGAG GAGAGGTACCTGGCCAAGGTGAAAGCCCTGCTCCACCAAGAGCTCTCGGCGGAGAATGGGGACGCGGCGACGCTGCTGCAGGCATCCAACGGGTGCTCCAAAAACGGCGCCTACGGGAGCGACGAGGACTCGGAGCGAGCAGGACCCGATGGGGAAGAAGACAGCGCGATGGAGATGGAGGAAGCAGCCgcctgttcttcctcttcttcgTCAGTCCCCATGCCGCGGGCACGCAAGGCCAGGAGGAGCCGATCCAACGGGGAAAGCAAAA AGTCTCCCGCCAGTTCCCGGGTCACTCGGAGCTCCGGCCGGCAGCCGACCATCCTAACCATGTTCTCCAAAGG GTCCAACAAACGGAAATCGGAGGAGGTGAACGGGGAGGTGAAGCAGGAGGTGATGAGcgtggagaaggaggaagaagagctggaggagaag GAACAAGATgagaaaaggattaaaatcGAAACCAAAGAAGG GTCGGAGATAAAAGATGAAATTACTCAGGTTAAAACTACAACACCTGCTAAA ACAACCCCTCCCAAGTGCGTCGACTGCAGACAGTACCTCGACGATCCCGACCTCAAATTCTTCCAAGGGGATCCTGATGATGCC CTGGATGAGCCAGAAATGCTGACGGATGAGCGCTTGTCCCTCTTTGACGCTAACGAAGATGGCTTTGAGAGCTACGAGGACCTGCCGCAGCACAAAGTCACCTCGTTTAG CGTCTACGACAAGCGAGGTCACTTGTGCCCCTTTGACACTGGCCTGATCGAGAGGAACATCGAGTTGTATTTCAGCGGTGCCGTGAAGCCCATCTACGACGACAACCCTTGTCTGGATG gTGGGGTGAGAGCCAAGAAGTTGGGACCCATAAATGCCTGGTGGATCACGGGGTTTGACGGAGGGGAGAAGGCTTTGATCGGCTTCACCACAG CCTTCGCGGATTATATCCTGATGGAGCCCAGCGAGGAGTACGCTCCCATCTTTGCCCTCATGCAAGAGAAGATCTACATGAGCAAAATCGTCGTCGAGTTCCTGCAGAACAACTGCGATGTCAGCTATGAGGATCTGCTCAATAAAATCGAG ACCACCGTACCTCCCGCGGGGCTGAACTTCAACCGCTTCACAGAGGACTCGCTCCTGCGGCACGCCCAGTTCGTGGTGGAGCAGGTGGAAAGCTACGACGAAGCCGGGGACAGCGACGAACCCCCCGTCCTCATCACGCCCTGCATGAGGGACTTGATCAAGCTGGCTGGAGTCACCCTGGGGAAGAG GAGAGCTGTCAGGCGGCAGGCCATCCGGCACCCCACCAAAATAGACAAGGACAAGGGTCCCACCAAAGCCACCACCACCAAGCTGGTGTACCTCATCTTCGACACCTTCTTCTCGGAGCAGATCGAAAAGGACGAGAAAGAAGATGACAAGGAGAACGCCATGAAGCGCCGGCGCTGCGGCGTTTGCGAG gTCTGCCAGCAGCCCGAGTGTGGGAAGTGCAAGGCTTGCCAGAACATGGTGAAGTTTGGGGGCAGCGGACGGAGTAAGCAGGCTTGTTTGCAGAGGAG gtGTCCCAACCTGGCTGTCCGGGAAGCTGATGAGGATGAGGAGGTGGATGACAACATCCCCGAGATGCCATCGCCCAAGAAgatgctgcagggcaggaagaAGAAGCAGAACAAGAGCCGTATCTCCTGGGTCGGGGAGCCCATCAAG AGCGATGGGAAGAAGGACTACTACCAGAGGGTCTGCATTGACTCGGAGACCCTGGAGGTGGGAGACTGTGTCTCTGTCAGCCCCGATGATCCCACCAAGCCCCTCTACCTCGCCAG GGTGACAGCCATGTGGGAGGACAGCAGTGGCCAGATGTTCCACGCGCACTGGTTCTGCCCCGGCTCGGACACTGTCCTGGGGGCTACCTCTGACCCCCTGGAGCTCTTCTTGGTGGATGAGTGTGAGGACATGCAGCTCTCCTACATCCATGGCAAAGTCAAAGTGATCTACAAGGCGCCCTCAGAGAACTGGTCCATGGAG CAGGGCGGGCTGGACATGGAGATCAAGATGGTGGAAGACGACGGGAGAACTTACTTTTATCAGATGTGGTACGACCAGGAATATGCTCGATTCGAGTCCCCGCCGAAAACTCAGCCCACGGAAGACAATAAATACAA GTTCTGCATGAGCTGCACGCGCCTGGATGAGGTAAGGCACAAGGAGATACCCAAAGTGGCTGAGCCCCTGGAAGAAGGGGATGGGAAGATGTTCTACGCCATGGCCACCAAGAACGGAGTGCAGTACAGGGTGGGCGATGGCGTCTACCTCCTGCCAGAAGCCTTCACCTTCAG catGAAACCTGCCAGCCCAGCCAAGCGCCCCAAAAAGGAGGCGGTGGATGAGGAGCTGCACCCAGAGCACTACCGCAAGTACTCAGAGTACATCAAGGGCAGCAACCTGGATGCCCCCGATCCTTACCGCGTTGGCCGCATCAAAGAGATCTTCTGCAACATCCGCAGCAACGGCAAACCCAACGAGGCCGACATCAAACTGCGCATCTGCAAGTTTTACAG ACCCGAGAACACGCACAAGTCCATGAAAGCCAGCTACCATGCAGACATCAATCTCCTGTACTGGAGCGACGAGGAGGCGACGGTCGACTTCCGTGCCGTGCAGGGCCGTTGCACGGTGGTGTACGGGGAGGATCTGACGGAGAGCATCCAGGACTACTCCGCTGGTGGGCTCGACCGCTTCTACTTCTTGGAG gctTACAATGCAAAAACTAAGAGCTTTGAAGATCCTCCCAACCATGCTCGGAGCTCTGGCAataaagggaaggggaaggggaaagggaaag GCAAAGGCAAAGGGAAGTCGTCGGTGAGCTGCGAGCAGAGCGAGCAGGAGCCGGCCGAGCTGAAGGTCCCCAAGCTGCGGACCTTGGATGTCTTCTCTGGCTGCGGAGGGCTGTCTGAGGGCTTCCACCAGGCAG GAGTGTCAGAGACGCTCTGGGCCATCGAGATGTGGGAACCGGCCGCCCAGGCTTTCCGACTGAACAATCCCGGCACTACCGTCTTCACGGAGGATTGCAACGTCCTGCTGAAGCTGGTCATGTCCGGCGAGAAGACCAACTCGCTGGGGCAGAAGCTGCCGCAGAAGGGGGATGTGGAGATGCTGTGCGGTGGTCCCCCGTGCCAGGGCTTCAGCGGCATGAACCGCTTCAACTCCCGCACCTACTCAAAGTTCAAGAACTCCCTGGTGGTCTCCTTCCTCAG CTACTGCGACTACTACAGACCGCGGTTCTTCCTTCTGGAGAACGTCAGGAACTTTGTGTCCTTCAAGCGTTCCATGGTGCTGAAGCTCACTCTGCGCTGCCTTGTCCGCATGGGTTACCAGTGCACCTTCGGGGTCCTACAG GCTGGCCAGTACGGTGTGGCCCAAACGCGGCGGAGAGCTATCGTCCTTGCCGCAGCTCCCGGCGAGAAGCTGCCCATGTTCCCCGAGCCTTTGCACGTGTTCGCGCCCCGTGCCTGTCAGCTGAGTGTCGTGGTGGACGACAAGAAGTTCGTTAGCAATATCACCCG gaCATATTCCGGCCCCTTCCGCACCATCACCGTGCGGGACACCATGTCCGACCTGCCGGAGATCAGGAACGGTGCCTCTGCCTTGGAGATCTCCTACAATGGGGAGCCCCAGTCCTGGTTCCAGCGGCAGATCCGGGGCTCCCAGTATCAGCCCATCCTCAGGGACCATATCTGCAAG GACATGAGCGCCCTCGTCGCAGCCCGGATGAGACACATCCCCTTGGCCCCCGGTTCCGATTGGCGTGACCTGCCCAACATCGAGGTGCGGCTGTCGGACGGCACGACCACGCGCAAGCTGCGGTACACGCACCACGAGAAGAAGAATGGccgcagcagctctggggcGCTGCGGGGGGTCTGCTCTTGTGCCGAAG GCAAGCCTTGCGACCCTGCGGACCGGCAATTCAACACCCTCATCCCCTGGTGCTTGCCCCATACCGGCAACCGGCACAACCACTGGGCTGGGCTCTACGGACGCCTGGAGTGGGATGGTTTCTTCAGCACCACCGTCACCAACCCTGAGCCCATGGGCAAGCAG GGTCGGGTGCTGCACCCGGAGCAGCACCGGGTGGTGAGTGTGAGGGAGTGTGCCCGCTCCCAGGGTTTCCCCGATACTTATCGCCTCTTCGGGAACATCCTTGACAAGCACAGACAG GTCGGTAACGCAGTGCCTCCTCCTCTAGCCAAAGCCATCGGGCTGGAGATCAAGTCGTGTGTGTTGGCGAAGCTGAGAGAAGACACGGCAG agACCAGCGCCctggagaagatggagactgTGGAAAGCGCCGACTGA
- the DNMT1 gene encoding DNA (cytosine-5)-methyltransferase 1 isoform X1: MAVLKPRLQDLERDEDSLTEKLPGPGEVVVPVSALSVVIWKPPSLPIRRVPASWECVKEKLSLIHGFLQADVQNQLSELEAKLHCEELSEERYLAKVKALLHQELSAENGDAATLLQASNGCSKNGAYGSDEDSERAGPDGEEDSAMEMEEAAACSSSSSSVPMPRARKARRSRSNGESKKSPASSRVTRSSGRQPTILTMFSKGSNKRKSEEVNGEVKQEVMSVEKEEEELEEKEQDEKRIKIETKEGSEIKDEITQVKTTTPAKTTPPKCVDCRQYLDDPDLKFFQGDPDDALDEPEMLTDERLSLFDANEDGFESYEDLPQHKVTSFSVYDKRGHLCPFDTGLIERNIELYFSGAVKPIYDDNPCLDGGVRAKKLGPINAWWITGFDGGEKALIGFTTAFADYILMEPSEEYAPIFALMQEKIYMSKIVVEFLQNNCDVSYEDLLNKIETTVPPAGLNFNRFTEDSLLRHAQFVVEQVESYDEAGDSDEPPVLITPCMRDLIKLAGVTLGKRRAVRRQAIRHPTKIDKDKGPTKATTTKLVYLIFDTFFSEQIEKDEKEDDKENAMKRRRCGVCEVCQQPECGKCKACQNMVKFGGSGRSKQACLQRRCPNLAVREADEDEEVDDNIPEMPSPKKMLQGRKKKQNKSRISWVGEPIKSDGKKDYYQRVCIDSETLEVGDCVSVSPDDPTKPLYLARVTAMWEDSSGQMFHAHWFCPGSDTVLGATSDPLELFLVDECEDMQLSYIHGKVKVIYKAPSENWSMEQGGLDMEIKMVEDDGRTYFYQMWYDQEYARFESPPKTQPTEDNKYKFCMSCTRLDEVRHKEIPKVAEPLEEGDGKMFYAMATKNGVQYRVGDGVYLLPEAFTFSMKPASPAKRPKKEAVDEELHPEHYRKYSEYIKGSNLDAPDPYRVGRIKEIFCNIRSNGKPNEADIKLRICKFYRPENTHKSMKASYHADINLLYWSDEEATVDFRAVQGRCTVVYGEDLTESIQDYSAGGLDRFYFLEAYNAKTKSFEDPPNHARSSGNKGKGKGKGKGKGKGKSSVSCEQSEQEPAELKVPKLRTLDVFSGCGGLSEGFHQAGVSETLWAIEMWEPAAQAFRLNNPGTTVFTEDCNVLLKLVMSGEKTNSLGQKLPQKGDVEMLCGGPPCQGFSGMNRFNSRTYSKFKNSLVVSFLSYCDYYRPRFFLLENVRNFVSFKRSMVLKLTLRCLVRMGYQCTFGVLQAGQYGVAQTRRRAIVLAAAPGEKLPMFPEPLHVFAPRACQLSVVVDDKKFVSNITRTYSGPFRTITVRDTMSDLPEIRNGASALEISYNGEPQSWFQRQIRGSQYQPILRDHICKDMSALVAARMRHIPLAPGSDWRDLPNIEVRLSDGTTTRKLRYTHHEKKNGRSSSGALRGVCSCAEGKPCDPADRQFNTLIPWCLPHTGNRHNHWAGLYGRLEWDGFFSTTVTNPEPMGKQGRVLHPEQHRVVSVRECARSQGFPDTYRLFGNILDKHRQVGNAVPPPLAKAIGLEIKSCVLAKLREDTAETSALEKMETVESAD; encoded by the exons ATGGCCGTCCTCAAACCCAG GCTGCAGGACTTGGAGAGGGATGAAGACAGCCTGACCGAGAAG CTCCCTGGACCCGGTGAGGTCGTAGTCCCGGTGTCGGCGCTGTCCGTTGTCATATGGAAACCGCCGTCACTTCCTATCAGGAGGGTCCCCGCGAGCTGG GAGTGCGTCAAGGAGAAGCTGAGCCTTATCCATGGCTTCCTCCAAGCCGACGTCCAGAACCAGCTGAGCGAGCTCGAAGCCAAACTCCACTGTGAGGAGCTGTCGGAG GAGAGGTACCTGGCCAAGGTGAAAGCCCTGCTCCACCAAGAGCTCTCGGCGGAGAATGGGGACGCGGCGACGCTGCTGCAGGCATCCAACGGGTGCTCCAAAAACGGCGCCTACGGGAGCGACGAGGACTCGGAGCGAGCAGGACCCGATGGGGAAGAAGACAGCGCGATGGAGATGGAGGAAGCAGCCgcctgttcttcctcttcttcgTCAGTCCCCATGCCGCGGGCACGCAAGGCCAGGAGGAGCCGATCCAACGGGGAAAGCAAAA AGTCTCCCGCCAGTTCCCGGGTCACTCGGAGCTCCGGCCGGCAGCCGACCATCCTAACCATGTTCTCCAAAGG GTCCAACAAACGGAAATCGGAGGAGGTGAACGGGGAGGTGAAGCAGGAGGTGATGAGcgtggagaaggaggaagaagagctggaggagaag GAACAAGATgagaaaaggattaaaatcGAAACCAAAGAAGG GTCGGAGATAAAAGATGAAATTACTCAGGTTAAAACTACAACACCTGCTAAA ACAACCCCTCCCAAGTGCGTCGACTGCAGACAGTACCTCGACGATCCCGACCTCAAATTCTTCCAAGGGGATCCTGATGATGCC CTGGATGAGCCAGAAATGCTGACGGATGAGCGCTTGTCCCTCTTTGACGCTAACGAAGATGGCTTTGAGAGCTACGAGGACCTGCCGCAGCACAAAGTCACCTCGTTTAG CGTCTACGACAAGCGAGGTCACTTGTGCCCCTTTGACACTGGCCTGATCGAGAGGAACATCGAGTTGTATTTCAGCGGTGCCGTGAAGCCCATCTACGACGACAACCCTTGTCTGGATG gTGGGGTGAGAGCCAAGAAGTTGGGACCCATAAATGCCTGGTGGATCACGGGGTTTGACGGAGGGGAGAAGGCTTTGATCGGCTTCACCACAG CCTTCGCGGATTATATCCTGATGGAGCCCAGCGAGGAGTACGCTCCCATCTTTGCCCTCATGCAAGAGAAGATCTACATGAGCAAAATCGTCGTCGAGTTCCTGCAGAACAACTGCGATGTCAGCTATGAGGATCTGCTCAATAAAATCGAG ACCACCGTACCTCCCGCGGGGCTGAACTTCAACCGCTTCACAGAGGACTCGCTCCTGCGGCACGCCCAGTTCGTGGTGGAGCAGGTGGAAAGCTACGACGAAGCCGGGGACAGCGACGAACCCCCCGTCCTCATCACGCCCTGCATGAGGGACTTGATCAAGCTGGCTGGAGTCACCCTGGGGAAGAG GAGAGCTGTCAGGCGGCAGGCCATCCGGCACCCCACCAAAATAGACAAGGACAAGGGTCCCACCAAAGCCACCACCACCAAGCTGGTGTACCTCATCTTCGACACCTTCTTCTCGGAGCAGATCGAAAAGGACGAGAAAGAAGATGACAAGGAGAACGCCATGAAGCGCCGGCGCTGCGGCGTTTGCGAG gTCTGCCAGCAGCCCGAGTGTGGGAAGTGCAAGGCTTGCCAGAACATGGTGAAGTTTGGGGGCAGCGGACGGAGTAAGCAGGCTTGTTTGCAGAGGAG gtGTCCCAACCTGGCTGTCCGGGAAGCTGATGAGGATGAGGAGGTGGATGACAACATCCCCGAGATGCCATCGCCCAAGAAgatgctgcagggcaggaagaAGAAGCAGAACAAGAGCCGTATCTCCTGGGTCGGGGAGCCCATCAAG AGCGATGGGAAGAAGGACTACTACCAGAGGGTCTGCATTGACTCGGAGACCCTGGAGGTGGGAGACTGTGTCTCTGTCAGCCCCGATGATCCCACCAAGCCCCTCTACCTCGCCAG GGTGACAGCCATGTGGGAGGACAGCAGTGGCCAGATGTTCCACGCGCACTGGTTCTGCCCCGGCTCGGACACTGTCCTGGGGGCTACCTCTGACCCCCTGGAGCTCTTCTTGGTGGATGAGTGTGAGGACATGCAGCTCTCCTACATCCATGGCAAAGTCAAAGTGATCTACAAGGCGCCCTCAGAGAACTGGTCCATGGAG CAGGGCGGGCTGGACATGGAGATCAAGATGGTGGAAGACGACGGGAGAACTTACTTTTATCAGATGTGGTACGACCAGGAATATGCTCGATTCGAGTCCCCGCCGAAAACTCAGCCCACGGAAGACAATAAATACAA GTTCTGCATGAGCTGCACGCGCCTGGATGAGGTAAGGCACAAGGAGATACCCAAAGTGGCTGAGCCCCTGGAAGAAGGGGATGGGAAGATGTTCTACGCCATGGCCACCAAGAACGGAGTGCAGTACAGGGTGGGCGATGGCGTCTACCTCCTGCCAGAAGCCTTCACCTTCAG catGAAACCTGCCAGCCCAGCCAAGCGCCCCAAAAAGGAGGCGGTGGATGAGGAGCTGCACCCAGAGCACTACCGCAAGTACTCAGAGTACATCAAGGGCAGCAACCTGGATGCCCCCGATCCTTACCGCGTTGGCCGCATCAAAGAGATCTTCTGCAACATCCGCAGCAACGGCAAACCCAACGAGGCCGACATCAAACTGCGCATCTGCAAGTTTTACAG ACCCGAGAACACGCACAAGTCCATGAAAGCCAGCTACCATGCAGACATCAATCTCCTGTACTGGAGCGACGAGGAGGCGACGGTCGACTTCCGTGCCGTGCAGGGCCGTTGCACGGTGGTGTACGGGGAGGATCTGACGGAGAGCATCCAGGACTACTCCGCTGGTGGGCTCGACCGCTTCTACTTCTTGGAG gctTACAATGCAAAAACTAAGAGCTTTGAAGATCCTCCCAACCATGCTCGGAGCTCTGGCAataaagggaaggggaaggggaaagggaaag GCAAAGGCAAAGGGAAGTCGTCGGTGAGCTGCGAGCAGAGCGAGCAGGAGCCGGCCGAGCTGAAGGTCCCCAAGCTGCGGACCTTGGATGTCTTCTCTGGCTGCGGAGGGCTGTCTGAGGGCTTCCACCAGGCAG GAGTGTCAGAGACGCTCTGGGCCATCGAGATGTGGGAACCGGCCGCCCAGGCTTTCCGACTGAACAATCCCGGCACTACCGTCTTCACGGAGGATTGCAACGTCCTGCTGAAGCTGGTCATGTCCGGCGAGAAGACCAACTCGCTGGGGCAGAAGCTGCCGCAGAAGGGGGATGTGGAGATGCTGTGCGGTGGTCCCCCGTGCCAGGGCTTCAGCGGCATGAACCGCTTCAACTCCCGCACCTACTCAAAGTTCAAGAACTCCCTGGTGGTCTCCTTCCTCAG CTACTGCGACTACTACAGACCGCGGTTCTTCCTTCTGGAGAACGTCAGGAACTTTGTGTCCTTCAAGCGTTCCATGGTGCTGAAGCTCACTCTGCGCTGCCTTGTCCGCATGGGTTACCAGTGCACCTTCGGGGTCCTACAG GCTGGCCAGTACGGTGTGGCCCAAACGCGGCGGAGAGCTATCGTCCTTGCCGCAGCTCCCGGCGAGAAGCTGCCCATGTTCCCCGAGCCTTTGCACGTGTTCGCGCCCCGTGCCTGTCAGCTGAGTGTCGTGGTGGACGACAAGAAGTTCGTTAGCAATATCACCCG gaCATATTCCGGCCCCTTCCGCACCATCACCGTGCGGGACACCATGTCCGACCTGCCGGAGATCAGGAACGGTGCCTCTGCCTTGGAGATCTCCTACAATGGGGAGCCCCAGTCCTGGTTCCAGCGGCAGATCCGGGGCTCCCAGTATCAGCCCATCCTCAGGGACCATATCTGCAAG GACATGAGCGCCCTCGTCGCAGCCCGGATGAGACACATCCCCTTGGCCCCCGGTTCCGATTGGCGTGACCTGCCCAACATCGAGGTGCGGCTGTCGGACGGCACGACCACGCGCAAGCTGCGGTACACGCACCACGAGAAGAAGAATGGccgcagcagctctggggcGCTGCGGGGGGTCTGCTCTTGTGCCGAAG GCAAGCCTTGCGACCCTGCGGACCGGCAATTCAACACCCTCATCCCCTGGTGCTTGCCCCATACCGGCAACCGGCACAACCACTGGGCTGGGCTCTACGGACGCCTGGAGTGGGATGGTTTCTTCAGCACCACCGTCACCAACCCTGAGCCCATGGGCAAGCAG GGTCGGGTGCTGCACCCGGAGCAGCACCGGGTGGTGAGTGTGAGGGAGTGTGCCCGCTCCCAGGGTTTCCCCGATACTTATCGCCTCTTCGGGAACATCCTTGACAAGCACAGACAG GTCGGTAACGCAGTGCCTCCTCCTCTAGCCAAAGCCATCGGGCTGGAGATCAAGTCGTGTGTGTTGGCGAAGCTGAGAGAAGACACGGCAG agACCAGCGCCctggagaagatggagactgTGGAAAGCGCCGACTGA